The DNA segment AATCATGAAACCATTTGGTGAAATCATAGTCATTTGGCTCTCCACGATAATACGACTCCCAGGTTCCTTCCCACGGTTCATAAGTCTGATATTTCCCTGCAACAAATCCCCAGTTAAAGCAGCCAATTTTCTCGACAAAAAATAGTGGGAACATTTCCTGGACTGTGTTGTGTTTTACTCTGCCGAGCCATTCGGTACATATAATTGGCCGACCCAACTTTTTTAGTTTAGAGATAATTTCTACATTCTCAATATAGTTTCCGTAATTGTGATAAGAAATTATATCCGATTCATCAAGGACAAACTGCTCTACCTCGCAGAGTGTTTGATCCAAATTGCTGTTGATTCTCCAAACTCCCGAAGTAATTGGCTGCATTGGATTGATTTCTCTGGCAATTTCAAAAAACTTCTTCAAGTGAGGTTTGGTCAGTTCCTCCCTTTTGGCATTACCTGGCTCATTGTAAAGATCCCAGATAACAACACGTGGGTCGGTCTTATACTTATCAATAATTTCTGCAACCCATTTGTAAATATCATTCGCCAACTCCGGCTCATCCAACAGACTATACCCTGACTCCTTGTTTAAAGAGCTGTGTTGTGAGTTTTTTCTTCCCCCATGATACCCGATATCAAAATGTTGCACTCCACTGTGAAGATGACTATTCGGATCCTTATAAGGCAACATGCAGTCGTTACCGAACACCAACATCACTCTTATACCATACTGATAGGCCATATCAAGATACTGATCCAGTCTTTCCATAAATCCGTCGTGATCTTCTTTCCAGATAATATATTCGAGAATCAGCCTGACTGCATTAAAACCGGTACTAGCCGCCAGCTTCAACTCACGGTCAGCAGTCTTAAGTCGTTCCTTAAATCCCAGTTCCTGCCACTGATCGATCCGGTTTGCGCAATCGCTCCCCATAAAATTACAACCTCTCAGCCAGTTTTCTCTTTTGTACCAATCCCATATTCGCTCTTTCGACCACTTTTTCATCCTTTTACTCCTCCCAGGGTTATACCTTTAACAAAATATTTTTGTAGGAATGGATATACACAAAGAATTGGTATGATGGCTACAATAATCTGAGCACATTTGATGGATTCATTGGAGAGTAGATCTAGTAATCCATAATCATCACCACTCATTTGAGTGATATCCATTTTTAAAATCAAGTTACGAAGATATGTCTGTAATGGAAACATCTTCGGAGAACGCATATATATCATACCATCAAACCAAGCATTCCAATGATTGACCATACAAAATAAAGATACTGTCGCAAGAGCTGGTTTGGATAATGGAATATATATTTTTAGTAATGTAAAAAAATGTCCGGCACCGTCGATTGCCGACGCTTCCTCCATTTCCACTGGTATCTGTCTAAAAAAGCTAATCATCAAAACTAAATTAAATACAGGTACTGCACCTGGAAGAATTAGCGCCCAAATTGAATTGCGAAGGCCAACCTGGCTAACCAACATATAGGTTGGTATCAAACCACCATTAACTAGCATTGTAATAAAGAAAAACCAAGTGTAGATACTTCTCCCTTTCATCTTATCATTACTTTTTGACAGCGGATAAGCGGCTAAAATAATCAAACTCATATTTACAATCAAACCCAAAATTGTCCGCACAATTGCTATACCAAAAGCACGCCAAAAAGCAGCATTTTTAATCAAGTATCGATATGCATTCAGATTGAATCCTTTGGGCCAAAATACAATCTGTCCAGCTTGTACGAATACCTTATCACTTAAGGACACTGCCACTACGTAGACAAACGGCAAGAAACAGGATAACGTCAGGAAAAGTAAGATTATAATATTACACACTTGAAAAACTTTGTATGATACGGATGCTTTTATCGTGTTTTTCTTTTTCAACTCAAACCTCCTGATCAAAACAATTTATAGTTAAAGCACTTGTCAGCTACAAGATAAGAGACCGAAATAAATATTGTCGAGATGATCGACTTAAACAATCCTGCTGCAGCTGCCGGCCCAAACTGAGAAGTTTCCAGTCCCATACGATAGATTAAGGTATCCAGTATATCACCTGTCTCATAAACAGCAGGACTGTACATATTAAAAATCTGATCAAAGCCGGCATTAAGTACATTTCCCATGCTCAATACAGTCATCAAAACTATAATTGTCCGCATTCCAGGCAAAGTTATATGCCAAATCTGTTTAAAGTGACCCGCACCGTCAATAGAAGCTGCCTCATATAAGCTAGGATCAATTGAAGTAATTGTTGCCAGATAGACAATGGTTCCGTATCCAAAGTTCTTCCAGACATCTGAAACAACCATCGTTCCCCGAAAGTAACTATTATCACCAAGAAAAAAAGGGGGATTCATATGTAATATCTGGAACATTTTTCCAACAATTCCTGTTGATGGTGCCAGAATATCAATTAGCACAGCACTTAAAATAATCCACGACAAAAAATGCGGAAAATAAATGACTGTCTGAACCATCTTTTTAAACTTTAAACTCTTCAGCTCATTGAGCAGCAGTGCTACCACAATCGGTACCACTAGACCGAGAATGATTTTCCAGAAAGCAATGATGATGGTATTCGTCAGAACATTTTTACTATTCGGCAAAGACATTAACAGTCTGAAATTATTCAGACCAACCCAGTCTTGATCACCAAACAGACCTTTAGCCGGTACAAAATCCTGAAAAGCTATGACAATTCCAGCCATAGGAATGTAAGAGAATATCAATACCACGATGACTGCCGGAAGTAACATCAGATGAAGTGGTATCTCTCTTTTCTTAATCGTAAACGCATGTCTTTTTTCCTTTTGCATTATTCTGTTTTGTTCTCTTGATACCATGCGTTTACCTCCTTCTCAATCTGATCACCTCCCAAAGTTTCATATGTCTTCAGCCACTTTCTATATCCCTCTTCAACACTAGTTTTTCCAGTTACAATATCTGTATATGCTCTCATTCTTTCATCCATGATATTGGACCAGCGTTCTTGCATAAACTTGCTTTGTACTCCATTATACGGATTCCAGAACAGATTTCCCTCATCCTTATCCTGTCTAAGAATAGCCATCGGTGTATTCTCCCCTGGTCCGAACATCAGGCCCCACTCCCATGCCTGATCGCCATGAAGGTTATCCCAATACGGAACCGCCTTGGCCTTTAATTCGGTTTCATCCTTACTTTCAAACACTTCCTGCAGGTTTATATAGGTATTCAAATTATCGAATGCAGATACATTACATCTAACTGGAGAAATATTCCATGATATATTCTCTTCATACCACCACCATGCACTTTCTTTGCAGAGCAGACCATATGTCGTCAGTGTCCGCATCTTCAAAGCAATTTCCGGATGGGAGAACTTCTTGTTAACCACAATCCAGCCTTGTGCAACCGGACGCAGAATACTCTTGACTGGATCGCCATCATGCGATGGGAGTTTAATACACTTCCAGGCCGCATCAGGATTTATTTCATGCAAGTCGCCGGCTGTATGACCAAACCAATGCCCGCCGAACAGAATCCCTACCTGATTATTCAAAACAGCTTCATTAGCTTTTGTCGCATCTTGTGCCACAAATTCGGGATTTAGATATTTCTTTTTATATAGCGTTGCGATATACTCCAGAGCTTCCTTGGTCGTATCAGCTACCATCCCGTTTACCAGCTTATCATCTTTTGAATACCAGTCATCAGGGTAGGAACCGAAAGCAGCAAATATACCGCGCAAAGACTCTACAATATTGTTATTCATGCTGATACCCCAAGTATCATCTTGTCCGTTTCCATCCGGATCTTCGCTAACGAAGGCATCCATAACTTTTTCAAGTTCGTCGAGCGTCTTCGGATATTCCAGGTTCAGTTTCTGCATCCAGTCATCACGGATCCAGATATAGGGTACTGCATCCGTCGCAGACTGCACCGAGGGTACCCCATACACGTTTCCTTCGTGTGTTGCCTTTGTCATGGCCCCGTTCTGATCCGAGGCCCAGACCTGTTTATCATAATCTGAAGCATATTGATCAATTATATCTGTCATGTCCCAGATCAAACCCTGTTCTGCCATCTGAATCAAATCATTTTGTTCTCTGACAAGGAATACATCTGGCAGCTCTCCTGATGTCATATCGAGACGTAGTTTCTGGGTATAATCAGCATCCTGTGCTTGCCAATTGTACTTTACATCAATATTGTACATACGTTTCAATGCATCTGTCCATCTGTTTTCATTAATTGATTCTCCGTATTTTTTCCCAAAGTTTCCCATGGCTTCTTCAACAGCTGCCGTGTACCAGTTAATTGTGTTGACCTCAATTGGCTCTTGATAGCCTCTAACCTTATCCAACTCATTCGTTCCTTTGTAATACTCCAAGAATTCCTGTTGGAAGTTTTCTAGATTTTGATTGTACAAATCTGCTTTTTCACCTTGAGCTTTAAAGTTTGATGTATAGGTCTTATTTGTAGAATTCTCTGTTGTCTCGCTTACCTTATCCGCCTTCTTTGCTTCTCCTTTTTTGTTATTTGATTCTAGTCCTCCACCGCAGCCAGTCAATAGCAAAACACCTGCCATCATCCAAGAGGCAACCTGTAATACTCCTTTTCCCATACCTGAATCTCCTCCTTTTTTTAAACTTCTCGGAATTCTCAACCTCATTTCATGAGGTGATTTCCGAAATATCTATGTATTCAATTTCAATATACTACCATTTTATTGTATATAACATACATCTTTTATAAGACTATTTCCTATTATTTTAGCAATTTTACGCATATGTAGTATTGATTGTCCACACATTATCCTCTATACTGTAAATAGTAAATCCTTAATTTTGGACAGAAAACTCAAGTTTTCATAAACAGAACATTAAATGAGAGGATAAAACCCAATGAAATTAGGAGTAATTATTGAACCAACATACAGGAATTCATATTGGTGCACTGAGATACTTAACGGCTTAAAGCGCCGAACTTATCAAAGGAAAATTCTTTTCACAGAACTGTGGGAAGATGATCTTGACAAATATGATTATGTACAGTTTCAGAATCTAATCCTAGTTGTTGCTACTTCCATTGATTGGATTAATCAGACCCTGGCGACATTGCATGATCACAATTTGCGTATCCTGCTTGCAGCCAGTGACTGTCCCAGCTGCGAGTCAAATAAAACCAGTTGTATCCGGATGAACTATCATTCCAGTATTTCACTGCTAATGCACCATCTGCAAACTCTGGGTGATACGCATACGGCTCTATTTGGCATCAATCCTAATTCCTATGCAGACAATGTAAAAAAGGAGGCTTTTGGAAAATCTGATGACATCTATTATAACTTTGGCTCAGCCGCTACCTGTACACTGCAATTCATCAAAAGTATAAATGATTATGACTCTGTTATTTGCGCAAATGATGCTGTAGCCATCTATCTCCTACATATGTTAAAGGATAAAAATCTCTATTGTTCCGAAAAGCTCCATATCGTTAGTTTCGGTGATTTTTTCATGTCAAAACTAATTCGCCCAACCATCACTAGTGTTTCGCTCGACTATTACGCCTTGGGACTTCAGGCGGTTGATACCTATCAGTTTTTGACGAGATGTGATTATACTACTTCTTTGTCAGTTATGTTAGATTGCAAATTGCATATCCGGGAATCCACAAACAGGCAAACCTATACATCCACTTCCACTAATGTTGAAACCCTTCCGAGAAACATGTGTGTTGATTTTTACAATGATAATGCTATCATTCCAATTCTCTCTCTTGAGAAATTGCTGATCAATGCCGATCCTCTCGACATCAAAATTATTTATCTTAGTATACAAAACCAGTCTCAAGAAAAAATTGCTGAGTCCCTCTACCTTTCGCTTTCCGCGCTCCGCTATCGTCTCAAAAAAATGCATAGCTATTTGCCGAACATGAACGACAAAGATTTGTTCGCCTATATTGCAACCTATATCGACAGTGAAGATCTTCTTGCCGCTATTGACTTGAAGCAGAAATAAATAGGGGGTCGACAGATTATTTTTTCTTACTGTCAATCCCCTCTCGCATCTGTTGTCTTGTTTTAGTAAGTAATCATAGCTTTTTCAGAATTTTTCAAAATCTATTACTTTATCAAAGTTATGCATAAGAGTATTATAAGGATCCAACTGAGACAGTTCTCGTCGAACTTCCTGGTATTCCTTTAGCATATCGGCTCCGTAATACCCAAGCAGACATTCAGATAATCCATTTATTTTATTTCTCCGGACAATGTTTAATTCGAATGGTAAGGGGTTTTCCAACCCTACCCCAAAATAACCATAGAGATCCTGATTTTTTAATTTATCTCTCCCATCTTCAATTAACTGCTGATACAATGTCAAAGCCCTTTCGTGATATCCTGTTTTCCCAAGACATCTTGCAACATAAAACATATTTTCACCCAGGATTTCTTTTTCATTTTCAGCTAACTGGAATTCCGCATTTGCATCCTTTTGTCTATTCAATTTTTCCAGAATACAACCTTTGATATAATGGACATTGCTGTTTTGCTTATAAATAGACTCACTCTCTCCGTAATTTTTCGGATAGATTAATGCTGCAGACATCTTTTTCAAAGCTGCTTTATAATGTGTAGTTTCACACAACCGTATCGCCTCAAGAATATACAGCCAGCGATGGTTTTTCGTTAACTTTCCTTCACCGCCTTCATAAATATGGAAATTTTTATTCTCTAACAAAATTTCCGCTTTTTTGTAATCTCCTGTTTCCATATATAAAATGATTGTTTCAAGGTAAGCATCATCTCTCTCTTGAATCTGCTTGATATGAGTTTCCGCAAATTCCAATCTCCGCACTGGCGAAACATTTTCCATTTTCTGCAGCATCATCATTTCATAAATGAACCGACTCTCTTCCGGTTTCAATTCTACAGCCTTTTCCATCTCGGCCATGGCCTGTGCTGCCGAATGTAGATGATCATAGTATAAGAAGGCAAGATTTCGGTGTGTATATGCAAAACCCGGATTTACACATATAGAACTAATGAAGGCTTTACACGCCTTCCTATAATTTTCCCGATCGTAATAGAGACAGCCTAATAGGTAATTAGCATACCAATCTTTCTCCACAAGAACAGGAATATCTTCGAGTCGGTTAGGAAAATCCACTTCATATGTCGCATTCACATCCGGATTGATCTTTTCTCCCGTAATCACTGATAAATGATAGGAAAGCATTGGAGAATGTTTATCACACGTTTTCAAGATGCGTGCAGCCTCCTCTTCTAGGCCTGCCTGTTTAAACAATAATGCCACATCAATGACATCTTGGGGATGGTGCAGCAAAAAAGCTTGCGGCTTTTCTCCCGTCAGCAGGTACAGGGAATACCTGTTGTAACTCTCCTGCGGAAATTCAGCAAATATCTGCTGCAGGCATTTACTATCACCTTTTATATAGCTTAGAAGAGCCAGTGCCTTGTAGTGTCGTGGATTTGCTTCCAGTGCTTTGTTTAATTCCTCTACAGCCGTTTCTGTGTCATTTCGCTGCATACTGATACAAGCGCATTCAAAATTTGCAGGAGCCGTATACGCATATTGCCATGCTGCATCTTTAAAGTAGCGATAAGCCTGATCCGGAAGATCAAGATACTTGTATAGCCGTCCCAATTCATACAAAACTTCTGTGTCATGAGGATTTGCGTTCCGTATTGTCAGTCGTGCAAGTGCGTTCTTTAGAAAGTGCTCAGAATTTTCAAATTCTCCTTTTTCCAACAATAATTTCCCCATCTCCAAGTTACAACGATAATCGGTTGAATCTCGTTTTAATGCCTCAGCGAAGTAATCTTCCGCTACATAAGTACCATGCTTATATTGCAGCAGATGAATACCATGTAAATATAATTCTTCAAGGCTTTCGATGTCTTTCGGACGCGGTGAGATTTCTCGAGCCTGCGGCTTTTCTTTTTCTTCTTGAGATGCAGATGTATAGTCCACCAATTTCTGTCCTTTATTATCATTTAACTGCAGCAACAAATGGTTCAGCTCTGCCTCAGGAGCAATTGTGATTGTTTCAAGCCAGAAATCATCAGGAGACAGAATGCCTTCTTTTCTATAAATTTCTCTGTTTTGATAATACAAGATCATAGATGCGGCTTTCTTTACACCACTTGAAACTGCACCTATTTTTACCTTGCCACCTTCTTTCTCTAAAACGAGAGCCCCATATTTATTGGCATTAGAGATATTTCCTATTCCCTGAATCGGATACCAATACTGAGTGAATACTTTTGTCTCACCTGGCTCGATATAGGTAAAATCAGGCTGATTATCTGTATATGCTCCGGTCATCAATTCAATATATCTATCATCATTATCGGTCAAATTCCTGCACCACTGTTTACCAAAATCACAATTTGCCCAGGTAAACATTTTCTTCCCTGGTGCTATATAATGATCGCCGATAATTGCTGTTCCTGCCTCCTTACTGTAGTCGTATCCACCGACAAAATCCATATCGCTTTGATGCTTTGGAATCATCACTGAAGTCTGCACCTTTACATTTTTATACCAGGAAGCATCCACCCCTGTTCCATAGTTATAAGGATGGGCCGTTTTAAATTCACCCTTCATCACCGGAAAGGGTATGATATCTCTCCTATCATGATCGGAACCATACTGTACATCTGGCGGAAAAATACATTTATACTGCTCATTGACCCGTACGGCAGTATTATTCCACCACATAAATGGTACGGCTTGATCATTAGTATTCGTCACTGTTGTTCTAACCTCAATCGCAGTGGATGTTGGATATACGGTGACGGCCACCATCCCACGCATCCGATGAAAAGGTTCAACTTCCCCCATAAAACAGGTGCAGGAACCGTCCTTATTACATTTCATCTCGTATTCAACCGGCTGAAAAGTGGTCGGCCTGTGGTGCTGCGGCCAGTTGAATTCCACCCCTCCTGAAACCCAGGGACCACACAGACCAATTAGAGCCGGCTTTACAACCGTATTTCTATAAATAAACTCATAGTTATTGTATTTACAGACTGCACCATATATTTTGCCTCCGATTTCCGGCAATAGTTCTACGCGGATATATTCATTTTCCAGCAGTACCATTGTATATTCCTTTTCTTCAACTGTACTTGTAAGCTGATCGGTCATCTTCAGAGGATAGACTTTACCCGATGCTCCCTGGTATTGCTTTTTCTCAATAAAATAGGGTGCC comes from the Blautia liquoris genome and includes:
- a CDS encoding DUF5107 domain-containing protein, with amino-acid sequence MKVDIKEKRTKLLTYKIGRPNEAPYFIEKKQYQGASGKVYPLKMTDQLTSTVEEKEYTMVLLENEYIRVELLPEIGGKIYGAVCKYNNYEFIYRNTVVKPALIGLCGPWVSGGVEFNWPQHHRPTTFQPVEYEMKCNKDGSCTCFMGEVEPFHRMRGMVAVTVYPTSTAIEVRTTVTNTNDQAVPFMWWNNTAVRVNEQYKCIFPPDVQYGSDHDRRDIIPFPVMKGEFKTAHPYNYGTGVDASWYKNVKVQTSVMIPKHQSDMDFVGGYDYSKEAGTAIIGDHYIAPGKKMFTWANCDFGKQWCRNLTDNDDRYIELMTGAYTDNQPDFTYIEPGETKVFTQYWYPIQGIGNISNANKYGALVLEKEGGKVKIGAVSSGVKKAASMILYYQNREIYRKEGILSPDDFWLETITIAPEAELNHLLLQLNDNKGQKLVDYTSASQEEKEKPQAREISPRPKDIESLEELYLHGIHLLQYKHGTYVAEDYFAEALKRDSTDYRCNLEMGKLLLEKGEFENSEHFLKNALARLTIRNANPHDTEVLYELGRLYKYLDLPDQAYRYFKDAAWQYAYTAPANFECACISMQRNDTETAVEELNKALEANPRHYKALALLSYIKGDSKCLQQIFAEFPQESYNRYSLYLLTGEKPQAFLLHHPQDVIDVALLFKQAGLEEEAARILKTCDKHSPMLSYHLSVITGEKINPDVNATYEVDFPNRLEDIPVLVEKDWYANYLLGCLYYDRENYRKACKAFISSICVNPGFAYTHRNLAFLYYDHLHSAAQAMAEMEKAVELKPEESRFIYEMMMLQKMENVSPVRRLEFAETHIKQIQERDDAYLETIILYMETGDYKKAEILLENKNFHIYEGGEGKLTKNHRWLYILEAIRLCETTHYKAALKKMSAALIYPKNYGESESIYKQNSNVHYIKGCILEKLNRQKDANAEFQLAENEKEILGENMFYVARCLGKTGYHERALTLYQQLIEDGRDKLKNQDLYGYFGVGLENPLPFELNIVRRNKINGLSECLLGYYGADMLKEYQEVRRELSQLDPYNTLMHNFDKVIDFEKF
- a CDS encoding substrate-binding domain-containing protein, whose product is MKLGVIIEPTYRNSYWCTEILNGLKRRTYQRKILFTELWEDDLDKYDYVQFQNLILVVATSIDWINQTLATLHDHNLRILLAASDCPSCESNKTSCIRMNYHSSISLLMHHLQTLGDTHTALFGINPNSYADNVKKEAFGKSDDIYYNFGSAATCTLQFIKSINDYDSVICANDAVAIYLLHMLKDKNLYCSEKLHIVSFGDFFMSKLIRPTITSVSLDYYALGLQAVDTYQFLTRCDYTTSLSVMLDCKLHIRESTNRQTYTSTSTNVETLPRNMCVDFYNDNAIIPILSLEKLLINADPLDIKIIYLSIQNQSQEKIAESLYLSLSALRYRLKKMHSYLPNMNDKDLFAYIATYIDSEDLLAAIDLKQK
- a CDS encoding carbohydrate ABC transporter permease; amino-acid sequence: MKKKNTIKASVSYKVFQVCNIIILLFLTLSCFLPFVYVVAVSLSDKVFVQAGQIVFWPKGFNLNAYRYLIKNAAFWRAFGIAIVRTILGLIVNMSLIILAAYPLSKSNDKMKGRSIYTWFFFITMLVNGGLIPTYMLVSQVGLRNSIWALILPGAVPVFNLVLMISFFRQIPVEMEEASAIDGAGHFFTLLKIYIPLSKPALATVSLFCMVNHWNAWFDGMIYMRSPKMFPLQTYLRNLILKMDITQMSGDDYGLLDLLSNESIKCAQIIVAIIPILCVYPFLQKYFVKGITLGGVKG
- a CDS encoding cellulase family glycosylhydrolase, with the translated sequence MKKWSKERIWDWYKRENWLRGCNFMGSDCANRIDQWQELGFKERLKTADRELKLAASTGFNAVRLILEYIIWKEDHDGFMERLDQYLDMAYQYGIRVMLVFGNDCMLPYKDPNSHLHSGVQHFDIGYHGGRKNSQHSSLNKESGYSLLDEPELANDIYKWVAEIIDKYKTDPRVVIWDLYNEPGNAKREELTKPHLKKFFEIAREINPMQPITSGVWRINSNLDQTLCEVEQFVLDESDIISYHNYGNYIENVEIISKLKKLGRPIICTEWLGRVKHNTVQEMFPLFFVEKIGCFNWGFVAGKYQTYEPWEGTWESYYRGEPNDYDFTKWFHDLYRINGRPYDPKEIDIIKRLSREADLLKI
- a CDS encoding ABC transporter permease — encoded protein: MVSREQNRIMQKEKRHAFTIKKREIPLHLMLLPAVIVVLIFSYIPMAGIVIAFQDFVPAKGLFGDQDWVGLNNFRLLMSLPNSKNVLTNTIIIAFWKIILGLVVPIVVALLLNELKSLKFKKMVQTVIYFPHFLSWIILSAVLIDILAPSTGIVGKMFQILHMNPPFFLGDNSYFRGTMVVSDVWKNFGYGTIVYLATITSIDPSLYEAASIDGAGHFKQIWHITLPGMRTIIVLMTVLSMGNVLNAGFDQIFNMYSPAVYETGDILDTLIYRMGLETSQFGPAAAAGLFKSIISTIFISVSYLVADKCFNYKLF
- a CDS encoding type 2 periplasmic-binding domain-containing protein codes for the protein MGKGVLQVASWMMAGVLLLTGCGGGLESNNKKGEAKKADKVSETTENSTNKTYTSNFKAQGEKADLYNQNLENFQQEFLEYYKGTNELDKVRGYQEPIEVNTINWYTAAVEEAMGNFGKKYGESINENRWTDALKRMYNIDVKYNWQAQDADYTQKLRLDMTSGELPDVFLVREQNDLIQMAEQGLIWDMTDIIDQYASDYDKQVWASDQNGAMTKATHEGNVYGVPSVQSATDAVPYIWIRDDWMQKLNLEYPKTLDELEKVMDAFVSEDPDGNGQDDTWGISMNNNIVESLRGIFAAFGSYPDDWYSKDDKLVNGMVADTTKEALEYIATLYKKKYLNPEFVAQDATKANEAVLNNQVGILFGGHWFGHTAGDLHEINPDAAWKCIKLPSHDGDPVKSILRPVAQGWIVVNKKFSHPEIALKMRTLTTYGLLCKESAWWWYEENISWNISPVRCNVSAFDNLNTYINLQEVFESKDETELKAKAVPYWDNLHGDQAWEWGLMFGPGENTPMAILRQDKDEGNLFWNPYNGVQSKFMQERWSNIMDERMRAYTDIVTGKTSVEEGYRKWLKTYETLGGDQIEKEVNAWYQENKTE